In Pseudomonas rhizosphaerae, one DNA window encodes the following:
- a CDS encoding glutathione peroxidase, which translates to MSKDFLSIPCITLDGQHKTIGDFAGKVLLVVNTASQCGFTPQYKGLEELWQTYRKQGLVVLGFPCNQFGNQEPGDTLDIVQFCEKNFGVSFPMFRKIDVNGELTHPLFAYLKKSAPGMFGSEKVKWNFTKFLVAPDGSVKRFAPLTKPADLAHEIERALG; encoded by the coding sequence ATGAGCAAAGACTTTCTCTCCATCCCGTGCATCACCCTGGACGGCCAGCACAAGACCATCGGCGATTTCGCCGGCAAGGTCCTGCTGGTGGTCAATACGGCCAGCCAGTGTGGCTTCACGCCGCAGTACAAGGGGTTGGAGGAGCTGTGGCAGACGTATCGCAAGCAGGGCCTGGTGGTGCTGGGGTTTCCCTGCAACCAGTTCGGCAATCAGGAGCCCGGCGACACGCTGGACATCGTGCAGTTCTGCGAGAAGAACTTTGGCGTGAGCTTCCCGATGTTCCGCAAGATCGACGTCAATGGCGAGCTGACCCATCCGCTGTTCGCCTACCTGAAGAAAAGCGCGCCGGGAATGTTCGGTTCGGAGAAGGTGAAATGGAATTTCACCAAGTTCCTGGTCGCGCCCGACGGCAGCGTGAAGCGCTTCGCGCCGCTGACCAAGCCCGCCGACCTGGCTCACGAGATCGAGCGCGCGCTGGGGTGA
- the msrB gene encoding peptide-methionine (R)-S-oxide reductase MsrB, whose amino-acid sequence MGKLTRTEEEWKQMLDPEQYNVCRLSATERPFTGKYNDFKGDGIFTCVGCDEPLFDSRTKFDSGCGWPSFYAPIGEQAMMEIRDVSHGMIRTEVKCATCESHLGHVFPDGPAPTGLRYCINSVCLDFQPRADQPA is encoded by the coding sequence ATGGGCAAGCTCACTAGAACCGAAGAAGAATGGAAGCAAATGCTCGATCCCGAGCAGTACAACGTCTGCCGCCTGAGCGCCACCGAGCGGCCGTTCACGGGCAAGTACAACGACTTCAAAGGTGACGGAATCTTCACCTGCGTGGGCTGCGACGAGCCCCTGTTCGACTCCCGCACCAAGTTCGATTCCGGCTGCGGCTGGCCCAGCTTCTACGCGCCGATCGGCGAGCAGGCGATGATGGAGATCCGCGACGTCAGCCACGGCATGATCCGCACCGAGGTCAAGTGCGCTACGTGCGAATCGCACCTGGGCCACGTGTTCCCCGACGGGCCTGCACCGACCGGCCTGCGCTACTGCATCAATTCGGTGTGCCTGGACTTCCAGCCTCGGGCCGACCAGCCTGCATGA
- a CDS encoding pyridoxal phosphate-dependent aminotransferase, whose product MQFSKSNKLANVCYDIRGPVLKHAKRLEEEGHRILKLNIGNPAPFGFEAPVEILQDVIRNLPTAQGYSDSKGLFSARKAVMQYYQQKQVEGVGIEDIYLGNGVSELIVMSLQALLNNGDEVLIPAPDYPLWTASVSLAGGHAVHYLCDEQANWWPDLDDIKAKITPNTKAMVIINPNNPTGAVYSREVLLGMLELARQHNLVVFSDEIYDKILYDDAVHICTASLAPDLLCLTFNGLSKSYRVAGFRSGWIAISGPKHNAQSYIEGIDILANMRLCANVPSQHAIQTALGGYQSINDLVLPNGRLLEQRNRTWELLNDIPGVSCVKPMGALYAFPRIDPKVCPIHNDEKFVLDLLLSEKLLVVQGTAFNWPNPDHFRVVTLPRVDDLEQAIGRIGSFLKNYRQ is encoded by the coding sequence ATGCAGTTCAGCAAATCGAACAAGCTCGCCAACGTCTGCTATGACATTCGCGGGCCCGTGCTCAAGCACGCCAAGCGCCTGGAAGAGGAAGGCCACCGCATCCTCAAGCTGAACATCGGCAACCCGGCGCCGTTCGGTTTCGAGGCGCCGGTCGAGATCCTCCAGGACGTCATCCGCAACCTGCCCACCGCCCAGGGCTACAGCGACTCCAAGGGCCTGTTCAGTGCGCGCAAGGCGGTCATGCAGTACTACCAGCAGAAGCAGGTGGAAGGTGTCGGCATCGAGGACATCTACCTGGGCAACGGCGTGTCCGAGCTGATCGTCATGTCGCTGCAGGCCCTGCTCAACAATGGCGACGAAGTGCTGATCCCGGCGCCCGACTACCCGCTGTGGACGGCCTCGGTGAGCCTGGCCGGCGGCCATGCCGTGCACTACCTGTGCGACGAGCAGGCCAACTGGTGGCCGGACCTGGACGACATCAAGGCCAAGATCACGCCCAACACCAAGGCCATGGTGATCATCAACCCGAACAACCCGACCGGCGCCGTGTACTCCAGGGAAGTGCTGCTGGGCATGCTGGAACTCGCCCGCCAGCACAACCTGGTGGTGTTCTCGGACGAGATCTACGACAAGATCCTCTATGACGATGCCGTGCACATCTGCACCGCCTCGCTGGCGCCGGACCTGCTCTGCCTGACCTTCAATGGCCTGTCCAAGTCCTACCGCGTGGCTGGTTTCCGCTCGGGCTGGATCGCCATCTCCGGGCCCAAGCACAATGCCCAGAGCTACATCGAAGGCATCGACATCCTGGCCAACATGCGCCTGTGCGCCAACGTGCCGAGCCAGCACGCGATCCAGACCGCGCTGGGCGGCTACCAGAGCATCAACGACCTGGTCCTGCCCAACGGCCGCCTGCTGGAGCAGCGCAACCGCACCTGGGAACTGCTCAACGACATTCCCGGTGTCAGCTGCGTCAAACCCATGGGCGCGCTGTACGCCTTCCCGCGCATCGACCCCAAGGTCTGCCCGATTCACAACGACGAGAAGTTCGTGCTCGACCTGCTGTTGTCGGAGAAGCTGCTGGTGGTCCAGGGCACTGCGTTCAACTGGCCCAACCCGGACCATTTCCGCGTAGTGACGCTGCCCCGGGTCGACGATCTGGAGCAGGCCATCGGTCGCATCGGCAGCTTTCTGAAGAATTATCGCCAGTAA
- a CDS encoding ATP-binding protein: protein MDSRLNAFLERAESVLARLEPLLPALRPEIDWNQCLAARWQREGRSGYLLPLEVSLDMRLSDLIGVDQQRQQLARNTQQFLDGHPANHALLWGSRGTGKSSLVRALLAEHAAAGLRLIEIERDHLADLPRVVEQLQKLPQRFVLFCDDLSFEAGEGDYRVLKSVLDGSLEQAPDNVLLYATSNRRHLVPEHQSDNENWSRVDGELHPSEAVEDKIALSDRFGLWLSFYPFTQEHFLRVVEHWIGELARDSGLQWSRDEQLDILAVRWATGRGNRNGRCAYQFARYWVGLKLLEQQP from the coding sequence GTGGACTCTCGTTTGAATGCCTTTCTTGAGCGCGCCGAATCCGTGCTGGCGCGGCTCGAGCCTCTGCTGCCCGCGCTGCGCCCCGAGATCGATTGGAATCAGTGCCTGGCCGCGCGCTGGCAGCGCGAGGGTCGCAGTGGCTATCTACTGCCACTGGAAGTCAGCCTCGACATGCGCCTGAGCGACCTGATCGGCGTCGATCAGCAGCGCCAGCAACTGGCGCGCAACACGCAACAGTTTCTCGACGGCCATCCGGCCAACCACGCCCTGCTGTGGGGTTCACGGGGCACGGGCAAATCGTCGCTGGTGCGTGCGTTGCTCGCCGAACACGCCGCCGCTGGACTGCGCCTGATCGAGATCGAGCGTGACCACCTGGCCGATCTGCCGCGGGTGGTCGAGCAGTTGCAGAAGCTGCCGCAGCGCTTCGTGCTGTTTTGCGACGACCTGTCGTTCGAGGCGGGCGAGGGCGATTACCGGGTGCTCAAGAGCGTGCTCGACGGCTCGCTCGAGCAGGCGCCGGACAACGTGCTGCTGTACGCCACCTCCAACCGTCGTCATCTGGTGCCCGAGCATCAGAGCGACAACGAGAACTGGTCGCGGGTCGACGGCGAACTGCACCCCAGCGAAGCGGTGGAAGACAAGATCGCCTTGTCCGATCGGTTCGGGTTGTGGCTGTCGTTCTATCCGTTCACCCAGGAGCATTTCCTGCGCGTAGTGGAACACTGGATCGGCGAGCTGGCCCGTGACAGCGGCTTGCAGTGGTCCCGTGACGAGCAATTGGACATTCTCGCTGTGCGCTGGGCAACCGGTCGCGGCAACCGCAACGGCCGCTGCGCCTATCAATTTGCCCGATACTGGGTAGGTCTTAAACTGCTGGAGCAACAACCATGA
- the htpX gene encoding protease HtpX — translation MMRILLFLATNLAVVLIASITLSLFGFNGFMAANGVDLNLNQLLIFCAVFGFAGSLFSLFISKWMAKMSTGTQIITQPRTRHEQWLLQTVEELSREAGIKMPEVGIFPAYEANAFATGWNKNDALVAVSQGLLERFSPDEVKAVLAHEIGHVANGDMVTLALVQGVVNTFVMFFARIIGNFVDKVIFKNEQGQGIAYYIATIVAELVLGILASVIVMWFSRRREFRADEAGARLAGTNAMIGALQRLRSEQGVPVQMPDSLNAFGINGGLKHGLAGLLMTHPPLEDRIEALRRRG, via the coding sequence ATGATGCGCATTTTGCTGTTTCTGGCCACTAACCTTGCGGTGGTGCTGATTGCCAGCATTACCTTGAGCCTGTTTGGCTTCAATGGGTTCATGGCGGCCAACGGGGTGGATCTGAACCTCAATCAGCTGCTGATCTTCTGCGCCGTGTTCGGCTTCGCCGGTTCGCTGTTCTCGCTGTTCATCTCCAAGTGGATGGCGAAGATGAGCACCGGCACGCAGATCATCACCCAACCGCGCACCCGTCACGAACAATGGCTGCTGCAGACCGTCGAGGAGCTGTCGCGCGAAGCGGGCATCAAGATGCCCGAGGTCGGCATCTTCCCGGCCTACGAGGCCAACGCCTTCGCCACCGGCTGGAACAAGAACGACGCGCTGGTAGCCGTGAGCCAGGGCCTGCTCGAGCGTTTCTCGCCCGATGAAGTCAAGGCCGTGCTGGCCCACGAGATCGGCCACGTCGCCAATGGCGACATGGTCACCCTGGCGCTGGTGCAAGGCGTGGTGAACACCTTCGTGATGTTCTTTGCGCGCATCATCGGCAACTTCGTCGACAAGGTGATCTTCAAGAACGAACAGGGCCAGGGCATCGCCTACTACATCGCGACCATCGTCGCCGAACTGGTGCTGGGCATCCTGGCCAGCGTCATCGTCATGTGGTTCTCGCGTCGCCGCGAGTTTCGCGCCGACGAAGCCGGCGCCCGCCTGGCCGGCACCAATGCAATGATCGGTGCGCTGCAACGCCTGCGCTCCGAACAGGGCGTTCCAGTGCAGATGCCCGACTCGCTGAATGCGTTCGGCATCAACGGTGGTCTCAAGCACGGCCTGGCCGGCCTGCTCATGACCCACCCGCCGCTGGAAGACCGCATCGAGGCCTTGCGCCGTCGCGGTTGA
- a CDS encoding DEAD/DEAH box helicase: protein MNLPVPHDSPLANFHPAVSAWFRQHFAAVTPAQAQAWPLIQQGHSTLVAAPTGSGKTLTAFLAVLDELVREGLEHQGQLPQRTTVLYVSPLKALSNDIQLNLQRPLEGIAEHLAAMDLPTVSIVAGVRTGDTPQKERAAMRRRPPHILVTTPESLYVLLGSDSGRTMLANVRTVIVDEIHAVAGSKRGSHLALSLERLQALCTQPLRRIGLSATQKPIDQVAQFLVGAQRTCSIVDIGHARQRDLAIEVPAVPLAAVMPNDVWELLYDRLAALAQAHRTTLVFVNTRRLAERVARHVSERLGREHVAAHHGSLAKEHRLDAEQRLKRGDLQVLVATASLELGIDIGDVDLVCQIASPGSISAFLQRVGRSGHHVGGVPKGRLFPTSRDDLIECVALLDCVRRGELDILRIPDAPLDVLAQQIIAEVSCQEWPEQALLQMFRQATPYARLDDADFEGLLRMLAEGYSGRQGVRAAYLHRDAVTRTLRGRRGSKLTAVTSGGAIADNADYSVLLEPQALNIGSVNEDFAVESLAGDIFQLGNRSYRILRIEGGKVRVEDAHGQAPNIPFWLGEIPGRSAELSAGVARLQASIDHRLALSEGQPEPLLPWLQDELGLARDSAEQLLDYLARTRQALGALPSQDTLIMERFFDASGATQLVIHTPFGSRINRAWGLALRKRFCRTFNFELQAAASEDAIVLSLSTSHSFELEEVWHYLHSHSAESILIQALLDAPLFGVRWRWNAATALALPRYSGGRKVAPQLQRMKGEDLIATVFPDQIACLENIVGEREIPDHPLVQQTLDDCLHEAMDSAGWLTLLRRIESGQITLIQRDLPSPSPLAAAILNARPYAFLDDAPLEERRTQAVLNRRWDEPRSADDMGELDTDAIAAVAAEAWPAPINGDEMHEALMSLGALAEHEAQPSELALLKTLARTGRAARLTLGDGNRLWLALERMSCLQTLYPNAELSPALQVPAHLAQTWTQESATLELIRARLSGFGPQRLGDIAAPLNLHPAVVELALLELESQGYVMRGQFLTHIEETQWCERHLLARIHRYTVKRLRREIEPVSLQVFMRFLLDWQCLAPGTRLQGEEALAKILEQFEGYSAPAGAWESDLLPVRLRGYDPSWLDRACRSGKTVWARLASSGKGTTLRGTPIVLLPRARLPLWRSLAPTVQPQELSMRAQKVEQTLAAQGAMFFDDLVHDVRLLRTEVENALQELVAAGRVNADSFAGLRALITPAGKRQARSSRRGRGAFIGGMDDAGRWALLQANGSAPDEAVEQIALVLLRRYGVVFWRLLQREADWLPSWRDLLRALQRLEARGQIRGGRFIDGLSGEQFALPEAIPALREVRKRPVDGSLVSISASDPLNLAGTLLPLPGADPQQIHKTVPALPSNRVLYRDGLPVAALIAGKPVYWSEETTELRQQLIHPPL, encoded by the coding sequence ATGAACCTACCCGTACCGCACGATTCACCCCTGGCCAACTTCCATCCGGCGGTGAGCGCCTGGTTCCGCCAGCACTTCGCTGCCGTCACGCCGGCCCAGGCCCAGGCATGGCCGTTGATCCAGCAAGGGCACTCGACCCTGGTCGCCGCGCCCACCGGGTCGGGCAAGACGCTCACCGCGTTTCTGGCGGTACTCGACGAGTTGGTGCGAGAAGGTCTGGAGCATCAGGGCCAGTTGCCCCAGCGCACGACGGTGCTGTACGTCTCGCCCCTCAAGGCCCTGTCCAACGATATCCAGCTGAACCTGCAGCGCCCGCTAGAAGGCATCGCCGAGCATCTGGCTGCCATGGACCTGCCCACGGTGAGCATCGTCGCCGGGGTGCGCACCGGAGATACGCCGCAAAAGGAGCGCGCCGCCATGCGCAGGCGTCCTCCGCACATATTGGTGACCACGCCTGAATCACTCTACGTGCTGCTCGGCTCGGATTCGGGCCGCACCATGCTTGCGAATGTACGCACCGTGATCGTCGATGAGATTCATGCGGTGGCCGGCAGCAAGCGCGGCAGCCATCTGGCCTTGAGTCTTGAGCGCCTGCAAGCCCTGTGCACACAACCTTTGCGACGCATTGGCCTGTCCGCTACCCAGAAGCCTATCGATCAGGTCGCGCAATTTCTGGTCGGCGCGCAGCGGACCTGCTCGATCGTCGACATCGGCCACGCTCGGCAACGGGACCTTGCGATCGAAGTGCCTGCGGTGCCACTTGCCGCAGTCATGCCCAACGATGTCTGGGAGCTGCTCTACGACCGCTTGGCAGCCCTCGCGCAGGCCCATCGAACCACTTTGGTGTTCGTCAACACACGGCGCCTGGCCGAACGCGTGGCCCGGCATGTGAGCGAGCGCCTGGGGCGCGAGCACGTGGCGGCCCACCATGGCAGCCTGGCCAAGGAGCACCGCCTGGACGCGGAACAGCGGCTCAAGCGCGGCGACTTGCAGGTATTGGTGGCTACCGCTTCGCTGGAGCTGGGTATCGATATCGGTGACGTCGACCTGGTCTGCCAGATCGCCTCGCCCGGCTCTATCTCCGCATTCCTGCAAAGGGTCGGACGTTCCGGCCACCACGTCGGTGGCGTACCCAAGGGTCGCCTGTTTCCCACCTCGCGCGATGACCTGATCGAGTGCGTGGCGTTGCTGGACTGCGTGCGCCGCGGCGAACTGGACATCCTGCGCATTCCCGACGCACCGCTGGACGTGCTGGCCCAACAGATCATCGCCGAGGTCAGCTGCCAGGAATGGCCGGAGCAGGCGCTGCTGCAGATGTTCCGTCAGGCGACTCCCTACGCTAGGCTCGACGACGCTGATTTCGAAGGGTTGCTGCGCATGCTCGCCGAGGGCTACAGCGGACGTCAGGGTGTGCGCGCGGCCTATCTGCATCGCGACGCCGTGACCCGTACCCTGCGCGGTCGGCGCGGCAGCAAGTTGACCGCAGTCACCAGCGGTGGCGCAATCGCCGACAATGCCGACTACAGCGTGCTGCTGGAGCCTCAGGCGTTGAACATCGGCAGCGTCAACGAAGATTTCGCCGTGGAAAGCCTCGCCGGCGACATCTTCCAACTGGGCAACCGTTCCTACCGCATCCTGCGCATCGAAGGTGGCAAGGTCAGGGTCGAAGACGCCCATGGCCAGGCGCCGAACATTCCCTTCTGGCTTGGCGAAATACCCGGACGCAGCGCCGAGCTTTCTGCTGGCGTGGCTCGCTTGCAAGCGTCGATCGACCACCGCCTGGCACTCAGCGAAGGTCAACCCGAGCCGCTGCTGCCCTGGTTGCAGGACGAACTCGGCCTGGCCCGCGACAGCGCCGAACAGCTGCTCGACTATCTGGCGCGCACACGCCAGGCATTAGGTGCCCTGCCCTCGCAGGACACCCTGATCATGGAGCGCTTCTTCGACGCCTCTGGCGCCACTCAGCTGGTCATCCACACGCCGTTCGGCAGCCGCATCAATCGTGCCTGGGGCCTGGCCCTGCGCAAGCGCTTCTGTCGCACGTTCAATTTCGAGCTGCAAGCCGCCGCCAGTGAAGACGCCATCGTGCTGTCGCTGTCGACCAGCCACAGTTTCGAACTGGAAGAGGTCTGGCATTACCTGCATAGCCACAGCGCCGAATCGATATTGATCCAGGCGCTGCTCGATGCGCCGCTGTTCGGCGTGCGCTGGCGCTGGAACGCGGCGACGGCCCTGGCCCTGCCCCGCTACAGCGGCGGACGCAAGGTGGCCCCGCAACTGCAGCGCATGAAAGGCGAGGATTTGATCGCCACGGTATTTCCGGACCAGATCGCCTGCCTGGAAAATATCGTCGGCGAGCGGGAGATTCCCGATCACCCGCTGGTCCAGCAGACCCTCGACGATTGCCTGCACGAGGCCATGGACAGCGCGGGCTGGCTGACCCTGCTGCGGCGCATCGAGAGCGGTCAGATCACCCTCATCCAGCGCGACCTGCCCAGCCCTTCGCCATTGGCGGCGGCTATCCTCAATGCCCGGCCCTACGCGTTCCTCGACGACGCTCCGCTGGAAGAGCGACGCACCCAGGCAGTCCTCAACCGACGCTGGGACGAACCCCGCTCGGCAGACGACATGGGTGAACTGGACACGGATGCCATCGCCGCCGTGGCCGCCGAAGCATGGCCCGCCCCCATCAACGGCGACGAGATGCACGAAGCCTTGATGAGCCTGGGCGCCTTGGCCGAACACGAAGCCCAGCCCAGCGAGCTGGCGCTGTTGAAGACACTGGCGCGCACCGGCCGTGCTGCGCGCCTGACGCTGGGCGATGGGAATCGCCTGTGGCTGGCCCTGGAGCGCATGTCCTGCCTGCAAACCCTTTACCCCAACGCCGAGCTATCCCCCGCACTGCAGGTGCCGGCGCATCTGGCCCAGACGTGGACCCAGGAGAGTGCGACGCTGGAGCTGATCCGCGCCCGCTTGAGCGGATTCGGCCCGCAGCGACTGGGGGACATTGCCGCCCCGCTCAACCTGCATCCTGCCGTGGTGGAACTGGCGCTGCTGGAACTGGAATCCCAGGGTTATGTGATGCGCGGCCAGTTTCTCACCCACATCGAGGAAACCCAGTGGTGCGAGCGGCACCTGCTGGCGCGTATCCATCGCTATACGGTGAAGCGCCTGCGGCGGGAGATCGAACCGGTCAGCCTGCAAGTGTTCATGCGTTTTCTGCTCGACTGGCAGTGCCTGGCGCCCGGCACCCGCCTGCAAGGCGAGGAGGCCCTGGCCAAAATCCTGGAACAGTTCGAAGGGTACAGCGCCCCGGCTGGCGCCTGGGAGAGCGATCTGCTGCCCGTACGGCTGCGTGGCTACGACCCATCGTGGCTGGACCGCGCCTGCCGCAGCGGCAAGACGGTCTGGGCGCGGTTGGCCAGCAGCGGCAAAGGAACCACCCTGCGCGGTACGCCCATCGTGCTGCTGCCCCGCGCGCGCCTGCCCCTGTGGCGCAGCCTGGCTCCGACAGTCCAGCCGCAGGAATTGTCCATGCGCGCGCAGAAGGTCGAACAAACCCTGGCCGCGCAGGGCGCGATGTTCTTCGACGATCTCGTACACGATGTGCGCCTGCTGCGCACCGAAGTGGAGAACGCGCTGCAGGAACTGGTCGCCGCAGGCCGCGTGAACGCCGACAGTTTCGCCGGATTGCGCGCGCTGATCACACCGGCCGGAAAACGTCAGGCGCGCAGCAGTCGCCGTGGTCGCGGTGCTTTCATTGGCGGCATGGACGATGCGGGGCGCTGGGCCTTGCTCCAGGCAAACGGCAGTGCCCCCGATGAAGCCGTCGAACAGATCGCGCTGGTGCTGCTGCGGCGCTACGGCGTGGTGTTCTGGCGCCTGCTGCAACGCGAAGCCGACTGGCTGCCCAGCTGGCGCGACCTGCTGCGGGCACTGCAGCGACTGGAGGCGCGCGGACAGATTCGCGGGGGGCGTTTCATCGACGGCTTGTCCGGCGAGCAATTCGCCTTGCCAGAGGCCATTCCAGCCCTGCGCGAGGTGCGCAAAAGACCTGTGGATGGCAGCCTGGTGTCCATTTCGGCCAGCGACCCATTGAACCTGGCAGGTACCCTGCTGCCATTGCCCGGCGCCGACCCCCAGCAGATCCACAAGACCGTGCCAGCGTTGCCGAGCAACCGTGTGCTCTACCGCGACGGCCTGCCCGTGGCGGCCTTGATCGCCGGCAAGCCGGTGTACTGGAGCGAAGAAACCACGGAGCTACGCCAGCAGCTGATCCATCCCCCCCTGTAG
- a CDS encoding response regulator: MDIKFTQRLSYKQARLTVLVGFILGALLSVIQIGIDYAIVDQTIDRQMRSLLEISHNPASRIAYNIDAELAKELTLGLLQSESITAARLTDNNGNILASVQRPRLESSYRFISDILFNAQRQYEDPLFLSHMPDDRLGTLQLTVDTFAIGNRFLRRAEITLASGFLRTALLTALLLGFFYVMLTKPLNRVIRALSNSDPHQPKPARLDYPPGHEHDEIGVLVKVANQQFISMATEIQQRRSAENRLTEYLGELENIVSARTTELKASNTRLSMSNEELEKARRTALDMAQARASFLANMSHEIRTPLNGLLGMIALSLDSPLNAEQRQQLSIAHDSGKVLVELLNDILDLSKFDAGQLELERIPFDLGALIEDTANLLSQNAAPSVELTCLIDPHFPALVLGDPTRVRQIVSNLLSNALKFTRFGRVDVRLYTRPGGVRIEVSDTGIGIAQEAQVKIFQPFTQAGAGITRQFGGTGLGLALTNNLCEAMQGRLSISSEAGFGSQFYADLPLMAHSPAHVPPLLRGQVALIGHAGSGLAELLLDVLPLWGIDYQRYDLGADLAGITPDLVITDSLDCLFGLRPGIQAPILLVTAYGNFLPTEQATALMPLQQQARPLARNALYQALRRSLVGDEPTALDSLANRRKAQRRARILLVEDNPVNQLVAKGMLSKLGCEVTVAAHGGEALSELEKSEFDLVLMDCNMPVMDGYEASRQIRRSGRWPQLPIVALTANAMPEERERCRAAGMSDYLSKPFRREELVMLIDQWVPE, encoded by the coding sequence ATGGATATAAAATTCACCCAGCGGCTGTCCTATAAACAAGCCCGCTTGACGGTACTGGTCGGCTTCATTCTGGGGGCTTTGCTCAGCGTTATCCAGATCGGCATCGATTATGCCATCGTCGATCAAACCATCGATCGGCAAATGCGTTCACTGTTGGAAATCAGCCACAACCCCGCCTCGCGCATCGCCTACAACATCGACGCCGAGCTGGCCAAGGAACTGACCCTGGGCCTGTTGCAATCGGAGTCGATCACCGCTGCACGGCTGACGGACAACAATGGCAACATCCTGGCCAGCGTGCAGCGGCCACGCCTGGAAAGCAGCTACCGCTTCATCAGCGACATCCTCTTCAATGCTCAACGCCAGTACGAAGACCCGCTGTTCCTCTCGCACATGCCCGACGACCGCCTCGGCACGCTGCAGTTGACCGTCGACACCTTCGCCATCGGCAACCGCTTCCTGCGCCGTGCCGAAATCACCTTGGCCAGCGGCTTCCTGCGCACGGCGCTGCTGACCGCCCTGCTTCTGGGCTTTTTCTACGTGATGTTGACCAAGCCGCTGAACCGGGTCATCCGCGCGTTGAGCAACAGCGATCCGCACCAACCCAAACCGGCGCGCCTGGACTATCCCCCGGGCCACGAACATGACGAGATCGGCGTGCTGGTAAAGGTCGCCAACCAGCAGTTCATCAGCATGGCCACGGAAATCCAGCAGCGGCGCAGCGCCGAAAACCGCCTGACCGAGTACCTGGGTGAGCTGGAAAACATCGTGTCGGCACGCACCACTGAGCTCAAGGCCAGCAACACGCGCCTGAGCATGTCCAACGAAGAGCTGGAGAAGGCCCGCCGCACAGCTTTGGACATGGCCCAGGCGCGCGCCTCGTTCCTGGCGAACATGAGTCACGAGATCCGTACCCCGCTCAATGGTTTGCTGGGCATGATCGCCTTGTCGCTGGACAGTCCGCTGAACGCCGAACAACGCCAGCAACTCTCCATTGCCCACGACTCGGGCAAGGTGCTGGTCGAGCTGCTCAACGATATCCTCGACCTGTCCAAGTTCGACGCCGGCCAGCTGGAGCTGGAGCGCATTCCCTTCGACCTCGGTGCGTTGATCGAAGACACCGCCAACCTGCTGTCGCAGAACGCAGCGCCCAGCGTCGAGCTGACCTGCCTGATCGACCCGCATTTCCCTGCCCTGGTGCTGGGCGACCCGACCCGGGTGCGGCAGATCGTCAGCAACCTGCTGTCCAACGCCTTGAAGTTCACCCGTTTCGGCCGCGTCGACGTGCGCCTGTATACCCGTCCGGGGGGCGTGCGCATCGAAGTCAGCGATACCGGCATCGGTATCGCCCAGGAAGCCCAGGTCAAGATCTTCCAGCCCTTCACCCAGGCCGGCGCTGGAATCACGCGGCAGTTCGGTGGCACCGGTCTGGGCCTGGCCCTGACCAACAACCTCTGCGAGGCCATGCAGGGGCGACTGAGCATCAGTTCCGAAGCCGGGTTCGGCAGCCAGTTCTACGCCGACTTGCCCTTGATGGCGCACAGCCCAGCGCATGTTCCGCCGTTGCTGCGTGGCCAGGTGGCATTGATCGGACACGCCGGCAGTGGCCTGGCCGAGCTGCTGCTGGATGTGTTGCCGTTGTGGGGCATCGATTACCAGCGCTACGACCTGGGCGCCGACCTTGCCGGCATCACGCCGGACCTGGTGATCACCGACAGCCTGGACTGCCTGTTCGGCCTGCGCCCGGGCATCCAGGCACCGATCCTGCTGGTCACCGCCTACGGCAACTTCCTGCCTACCGAGCAGGCCACTGCGCTGATGCCGTTGCAGCAGCAGGCCCGGCCACTGGCGCGCAACGCACTGTATCAAGCGCTGCGCCGCAGCCTGGTCGGTGACGAACCAACGGCGCTGGACAGCCTGGCCAACCGGCGCAAGGCGCAGCGCCGCGCCCGCATCCTGCTGGTGGAAGACAATCCGGTGAATCAGCTGGTAGCCAAAGGCATGCTGAGCAAGCTGGGATGCGAGGTCACCGTGGCTGCGCACGGCGGCGAGGCGCTCAGCGAGCTGGAGAAGAGCGAGTTCGACCTGGTGCTGATGGACTGCAACATGCCGGTCATGGACGGCTACGAAGCCAGCCGGCAGATTCGTCGAAGCGGGCGGTGGCCGCAGTTGCCGATCGTGGCACTGACCGCCAACGCCATGCCCGAAGAGCGTGAGCGCTGTCGTGCGGCGGGCATGAGCGACTACCTGTCCAAGCCGTTCCGCCGCGAGGAACTGGTGATGCTGATCGACCAATGGGTGCCTGAATAA